A window of Synechococcus sp. MEDNS5 contains these coding sequences:
- the ychF gene encoding redox-regulated ATPase YchF: MLKAGIVGLPNVGKSTLFNALVANAQAQAANFPFCTIEPNVGTVAVPDSRLELLSALSSSAEIIPTRMEFVDIAGLVKGASQGEGLGNKFLANIREVDAIVHVIRCFEDDDVIHVSGAVGPARDAEVINLELGLADLSQLEKRRERLKKQVRTSKDAQVEDAALERIQAVLEQGGAARSVELSDEEALMLKPLGLLTAKPIIYATNVSEDDLAGGNAFCKEIVALAAQEGAETVRISAQVEAELIELGDEERQDYLDGLGVKEGGLQSLIRATYQLLGLRTYFTTGEKETRAWTFKAGMTAPQAAGVIHTDFERGFIRAQTIGTDKLLEAGSLVEARNKGWLRSEGKEYVVEEGDVMEFLFNV; this comes from the coding sequence ATGCTTAAAGCCGGAATCGTCGGGTTGCCCAACGTGGGCAAATCCACTCTGTTCAATGCCTTGGTGGCCAACGCGCAGGCGCAGGCGGCCAACTTTCCGTTCTGCACCATCGAGCCCAATGTCGGCACGGTGGCCGTCCCGGATTCCAGGTTGGAGTTGCTGTCTGCTCTCAGCAGCAGTGCGGAGATCATCCCCACGCGGATGGAGTTCGTGGACATCGCCGGGCTCGTGAAGGGCGCCAGCCAGGGGGAGGGACTGGGCAACAAATTCCTTGCCAACATCCGTGAAGTGGACGCGATCGTTCATGTGATCCGCTGTTTTGAAGACGACGACGTCATTCACGTGTCCGGTGCGGTCGGCCCGGCCCGGGATGCGGAGGTGATCAACCTTGAACTGGGTCTGGCGGACCTGTCGCAGCTCGAGAAGCGGCGGGAGCGCCTCAAGAAACAGGTGCGCACCAGCAAGGACGCCCAGGTTGAAGATGCGGCTCTCGAAAGAATTCAAGCGGTGCTTGAGCAAGGAGGTGCCGCCCGCAGTGTGGAGCTCAGCGATGAGGAGGCTCTGATGCTGAAACCTCTGGGTCTGCTCACTGCCAAGCCGATCATCTATGCCACCAACGTGAGCGAAGACGATCTGGCGGGTGGCAATGCGTTCTGTAAGGAGATTGTGGCGTTGGCGGCTCAAGAGGGCGCGGAAACCGTGCGCATCTCAGCCCAGGTGGAGGCTGAGTTGATCGAGCTCGGGGATGAGGAGCGTCAGGACTACCTCGATGGCCTGGGCGTGAAAGAAGGGGGATTGCAAAGCCTGATCCGGGCGACTTATCAGCTCTTGGGGCTTCGCACTTATTTCACCACCGGGGAGAAGGAAACCCGCGCCTGGACCTTCAAGGCCGGGATGACCGCACCGCAAGCTGCGGGTGTGATTCACACCGATTTTGAAAGGGGTTTTATCCGCGCCCAGACCATCGGCACCGACAAATTGCTGGAGGCCGGTTCCCTGGTTGAGGCGCGCAATAAAGGTTGGCTCCGCAGTGAGGGGAAGGAGTACGTGGTGGAGGAGGGGGATGTGATGGAGTTCCTTTTCAATGTGTGA
- a CDS encoding efflux RND transporter periplasmic adaptor subunit, translated as MGSQKSETSAGATHAALRPLTRLSGIKRRRQRLIAAAAVVLVVGGGALIWSRGAGTGRRQLADYTATAERGTLPGVITASGELEPIRRVNVSPKRGGLLDALYVDEGDAVTKGQVLARMDSGDFTDRMDELSALERQARADYEGKRADYIRYRKLENSGAISGSDLDGYRAAFLSSKEALTAARERIQQRDVEGNELLIRAPFSGVITERFAEPGAFVTPTTTASANAGATSSSIVELSEGLEVAAKVPESDIGRIRIGQNATVRVDAFPDQRFPARVRDIAPRAEKTDNVISFEVELSLIDPPPTLRIGMTVDVDFQTGRTAESTLVPNVAIVTENGQPGVLLVGKDDQPRFQPVELGSSSGGQSAILSGVKPGSKVFIDLPPWAKKRD; from the coding sequence ATGGGCAGCCAGAAGAGCGAGACCTCCGCCGGGGCCACGCACGCAGCCCTCAGGCCGCTCACCCGCCTCAGCGGCATCAAACGCCGACGTCAACGCTTGATTGCTGCCGCAGCTGTGGTTCTGGTGGTCGGTGGCGGAGCCCTGATCTGGAGCCGTGGAGCCGGCACGGGACGGCGCCAACTGGCGGACTACACCGCCACTGCTGAACGGGGGACCCTGCCGGGAGTGATCACCGCCAGTGGTGAATTGGAGCCCATCCGGCGCGTGAATGTGAGCCCCAAGCGTGGAGGCCTGCTGGATGCCCTGTATGTGGATGAAGGCGATGCGGTCACGAAGGGGCAGGTGCTGGCCCGCATGGACAGCGGAGACTTCACCGACCGAATGGATGAGCTCTCGGCCCTGGAACGTCAAGCCCGGGCGGACTACGAGGGGAAACGGGCTGATTACATCCGTTACAGAAAACTCGAGAACAGCGGAGCGATCAGTGGGTCAGACCTGGATGGCTACCGCGCAGCCTTCCTAAGCAGCAAGGAAGCGCTCACGGCAGCCAGGGAGCGCATTCAGCAGCGCGATGTGGAAGGGAATGAACTCCTGATCAGAGCACCCTTCAGCGGTGTGATCACCGAACGGTTCGCCGAACCGGGTGCCTTCGTGACACCCACCACCACCGCATCAGCGAATGCCGGAGCCACCAGTTCTTCCATCGTTGAGCTCTCCGAAGGCCTGGAAGTGGCCGCAAAAGTTCCCGAAAGCGACATCGGCCGCATCCGGATCGGCCAAAACGCCACGGTGCGTGTGGATGCCTTCCCCGATCAGCGCTTCCCTGCCCGGGTGAGGGATATCGCTCCGCGAGCCGAGAAAACCGACAACGTGATCTCCTTTGAGGTGGAGCTGTCCTTGATCGATCCACCGCCAACCCTGCGCATCGGCATGACGGTGGACGTGGATTTCCAAACGGGGCGTACCGCTGAGAGCACACTGGTTCCCAACGTGGCGATTGTCACGGAAAACGGCCAACCCGGCGTACTCCTCGTTGGCAAGGATGATCAGCCCCGCTTCCAACCGGTGGAACTGGGCTCGAGCAGCGGCGGCCAGAGTGCGATTCTCTCGGGGGTGAAACCCGGCTCCAAGGTGTTCATCGACCTTCCGCCCTGGGCGAAGAAGCGCGACTGA
- the polA gene encoding DNA polymerase I, whose translation MPETLEKPLLLLVDGHSLAFRSFYAFSKGGEGGLATKDGRPTSVTYGFLKALLDNSKGLKPKGVAIAFDTAEPTFRHQADANYKAHRDVAPEVFFQDLDQLQTILRERLKLPLCLAPGYEADDVLGTLANRAAASGWRVRILSGDRDLFQLVDDQRDIAVLYMGGGPYAKSSGPTLINEAGVVAKLGVMPDKVVDLKALTGDSSDNIPGVRGVGPKTAINLLKENEDLDGVYSVLEEVEAEGPKASRGALKGALKGKLSADRDNAYLSRHLAEILIDIPLPEEPVLELGPVDGEGLEEQLQDLELNSLVRQIPSFVATFSSGGLTANAHLLEAATSKGSTSKVAAAGTDPAPTHSAPAEDIAPSTLPQLAPQVVSTQEQLQGLMQRLMGCTNPSEPVAVDTETTDLNPFKAQLVGIGVCWGAGLNDLAYLPVGHQDPESPQLPLEVVLEQLAPWLNSPSHPKALQNAKYDRLILLRHGLLLGGVVMDTLLADYLRDAAAKHSLDVMAERDYGITPTVFGDLVGKPKDGKASCFAEVPIDQAALYCAMDVHLTRKLALDLRQQLQATSQQLTQLLDQVELPLEPVLALMEATGIRIDLTYLDTLSKEMGETLTRLEANAKQAAGVDFNLASPKQLGELLFETLGLDRKKSRRTKTGYSTDATVLDKLADDHPVVPLVLEHRVLSKLKSTYVDALPQLVEAETGRVHTDFNQAVTATGRLSSSNPNLQNIPIRTEYSRRIRKAFLPKEHWTLLSADYSQIELRILTHLSGEEALLQAYRDGNDVHALTARLLLEKDEVSADERRLGKTINFGVIYGMGAQRFARETGVSQAEAKEFLSKYRERYPKVFAFLELQERLALSRGYVETILGRRRPFHFDRNGLGRLLGKDPFEIDLDVARRGGMEAQQLRAAANAPIQGSSADIIKVAMIQLQAALQQHSLPARLLLQVHDELVLEVEPSALDNVKALVVSTMEKAVELRVPLVAETGCGSNWMEAK comes from the coding sequence ATGCCTGAAACCCTCGAGAAACCCCTGCTGTTGCTTGTGGACGGCCACTCCTTGGCCTTTCGCAGTTTCTATGCCTTCAGCAAAGGCGGTGAGGGTGGACTGGCCACGAAAGACGGCAGGCCCACCAGCGTGACCTACGGCTTTCTCAAAGCCCTGCTCGACAACAGCAAAGGCCTGAAACCGAAAGGGGTGGCCATCGCCTTCGACACCGCTGAACCTACCTTCCGCCATCAAGCCGATGCCAACTACAAAGCCCATCGCGATGTGGCTCCTGAGGTGTTCTTCCAAGACTTGGATCAACTGCAAACGATCCTGCGCGAACGCCTGAAACTTCCTCTCTGCCTGGCGCCTGGATACGAAGCCGATGACGTGCTGGGAACCCTGGCCAACCGTGCTGCCGCCTCGGGCTGGCGCGTGCGCATTCTCAGCGGGGATCGGGACCTGTTCCAGCTGGTGGATGACCAGCGGGACATTGCCGTGCTCTACATGGGGGGCGGACCGTATGCCAAGAGCAGCGGACCGACCCTGATCAATGAAGCCGGCGTGGTGGCCAAGCTGGGCGTGATGCCCGACAAGGTGGTGGACCTCAAGGCCCTCACCGGCGACAGCTCCGACAACATCCCTGGCGTGAGGGGGGTTGGCCCCAAGACGGCCATCAATCTGCTCAAGGAAAACGAAGACCTCGACGGCGTGTACAGCGTGCTGGAGGAAGTGGAAGCCGAGGGGCCCAAGGCCAGTCGTGGTGCCCTGAAGGGCGCACTGAAGGGAAAGCTCAGCGCCGATCGCGACAACGCCTACCTCTCCCGCCATCTCGCTGAAATCCTCATCGACATCCCCCTGCCCGAGGAGCCTGTTCTGGAGCTGGGCCCGGTGGATGGTGAAGGACTGGAGGAGCAGCTTCAGGACCTAGAACTCAACAGCCTGGTCCGCCAGATCCCGAGCTTCGTGGCCACCTTCTCCAGCGGCGGACTGACGGCGAACGCCCATCTGCTGGAGGCTGCAACCAGCAAGGGATCAACGTCAAAGGTCGCCGCTGCAGGCACAGATCCAGCGCCTACGCATTCAGCGCCTGCGGAGGACATCGCCCCATCCACCTTGCCCCAGCTCGCGCCGCAGGTGGTGAGCACGCAGGAGCAACTGCAGGGCTTGATGCAGCGGCTGATGGGATGCACCAACCCATCGGAGCCGGTGGCCGTGGACACCGAAACCACGGATCTGAACCCCTTCAAAGCCCAACTGGTGGGCATCGGCGTGTGCTGGGGGGCCGGGCTCAACGATTTGGCCTATCTCCCCGTGGGACATCAAGACCCCGAGAGCCCCCAGCTGCCGCTGGAGGTCGTGTTGGAGCAGCTCGCCCCCTGGTTGAACAGCCCCAGCCATCCCAAGGCGCTGCAGAACGCCAAATACGACCGCCTGATCCTGCTGCGTCACGGCTTGCTTCTGGGCGGCGTGGTGATGGACACCCTGCTGGCGGATTACCTCCGCGATGCCGCGGCCAAACACAGCCTCGATGTGATGGCCGAGCGGGACTACGGCATCACGCCAACGGTGTTCGGTGACCTGGTGGGCAAGCCCAAAGACGGCAAGGCCAGCTGCTTTGCCGAGGTTCCCATCGATCAGGCAGCGCTTTACTGCGCCATGGATGTGCACCTCACCCGCAAGCTTGCGCTTGATCTGCGCCAGCAGCTCCAGGCCACCAGCCAGCAGCTGACCCAATTGCTCGATCAGGTGGAACTGCCGCTGGAGCCTGTGCTGGCCTTGATGGAGGCCACCGGCATCCGCATCGATCTCACCTATCTGGACACCCTCTCCAAGGAGATGGGCGAGACCCTGACGCGGCTTGAAGCCAATGCCAAACAGGCGGCCGGCGTGGACTTCAACCTGGCGTCTCCCAAGCAACTGGGTGAGCTGCTCTTCGAGACGCTGGGCCTGGACCGCAAGAAATCACGCCGCACCAAAACGGGCTACAGCACCGATGCCACAGTGTTGGACAAGCTCGCTGACGACCATCCGGTGGTGCCTTTGGTGTTGGAGCATCGGGTGCTGAGCAAACTCAAAAGCACGTACGTGGATGCGCTGCCCCAGTTGGTGGAGGCCGAAACCGGCCGCGTGCATACGGATTTCAACCAGGCCGTGACGGCCACCGGACGGCTCAGCAGCAGCAATCCCAACCTCCAGAACATTCCCATTCGCACCGAGTACAGCCGTCGCATCCGCAAAGCCTTCCTGCCCAAGGAGCACTGGACTCTGCTCAGTGCGGACTACTCCCAGATCGAGCTGCGCATCCTCACGCACCTCTCCGGGGAGGAGGCGCTGCTGCAGGCCTACCGCGATGGAAACGACGTGCATGCCCTCACCGCACGGCTCCTGCTTGAGAAAGACGAAGTGAGCGCCGATGAACGCCGGCTGGGCAAGACGATCAATTTCGGTGTGATTTACGGCATGGGCGCCCAGCGCTTCGCCCGCGAAACCGGGGTGAGCCAAGCGGAGGCCAAAGAGTTCCTGAGCAAATACCGGGAGCGGTATCCCAAGGTGTTCGCCTTTCTCGAACTGCAGGAACGCCTGGCCTTGAGCCGTGGCTACGTGGAGACGATCCTGGGCCGGCGCCGGCCCTTCCACTTCGACCGCAACGGTCTCGGTCGTCTCCTTGGCAAGGATCCCTTCGAGATCGATCTCGATGTGGCCCGCCGCGGTGGCATGGAAGCCCAGCAGCTGCGCGCCGCGGCCAACGCACCGATTCAAGGCTCGAGTGCCGACATCATCAAGGTGGCGATGATTCAGCTGCAGGCAGCACTGCAGCAACACTCCCTACCCGCTCGCCTGCTGCTGCAGGTGCACGATGAACTGGTGCTGGAGGTGGAGCCTTCTGCATTGGACAACGTGAAAGCTCTGGTGGTCTCCACCATGGAGAAGGCCGTGGAGCTGAGGGTGCCCCTGGTGGCCGAAACCGGCTGCGGCAGCAATTGGATGGAAGCGAAATAG
- the cysS gene encoding cysteine--tRNA ligase has product MPVSLRFTNTLTRRTEPFQPLKDGQVSIYCCGVTVYDLCHLGHARSYINWDVLRRYLIWSGYAVTFVQNFTDIDDKILKRAAEEGSSMEVVSERNIEAFHADMDALGILRPDRMPRATRCLEGIRALIAELEAKGAAYSADGDVYFAVMKHAGYGKLSGRDLADQQTNADGRVADAEEARKQHPFDFALWKGAKAGEPSFPSPWGDGRPGWHIECSAMVREELGDTIDIHLGGADLVFPHHENEIAQSEAATGQELARVWLHNGMVNVGGEKMSKSLGNFTTIRALLESGLSAMTLRLFVLQAHYRKPLDFTAEALEAATTGWKGLNAALSLGDLHAEALGWGAADPMDGGAVLASEPSAIDTLLSARQRFSDAMDDDLNSSGALAVLFDLARPLRALANRLDRGDAPNHPEDEGQELQHRWLLLRELAGVLGLRLERPLGNEAETDLDSQAIEAAIDARQLAKQSKDFAEADRIRAELTAQGIELIDKPGGITEWRRG; this is encoded by the coding sequence ATGCCTGTGTCCCTGCGGTTCACCAACACACTCACCCGCCGCACGGAACCGTTTCAGCCCCTGAAGGACGGGCAGGTGAGCATCTACTGCTGCGGCGTGACGGTCTACGACCTCTGCCACCTGGGCCATGCCCGCAGCTACATCAATTGGGACGTGCTGCGCCGGTATCTGATCTGGAGTGGCTACGCCGTCACCTTCGTGCAGAACTTCACCGACATCGACGACAAGATCCTCAAACGTGCTGCGGAGGAAGGTTCGTCGATGGAGGTGGTGAGTGAGCGCAACATCGAGGCGTTTCATGCCGACATGGATGCCCTCGGCATCCTGCGTCCCGATCGCATGCCCCGAGCCACCCGCTGCCTTGAAGGGATCCGGGCCCTGATCGCTGAGCTGGAAGCGAAGGGTGCTGCCTATTCCGCCGATGGAGATGTGTACTTCGCGGTGATGAAACACGCCGGCTACGGCAAGCTCAGCGGCCGCGACCTCGCCGACCAACAGACCAACGCGGACGGGCGCGTGGCCGATGCCGAAGAGGCGCGCAAGCAACACCCCTTCGACTTCGCCCTCTGGAAAGGTGCCAAGGCCGGTGAACCCAGCTTCCCCTCACCATGGGGGGATGGCCGGCCCGGCTGGCACATCGAGTGCTCCGCCATGGTGCGCGAGGAGCTCGGCGACACCATCGACATCCACCTCGGGGGCGCCGACCTGGTGTTCCCACACCACGAGAATGAGATCGCCCAATCCGAGGCAGCAACCGGCCAGGAGCTGGCGCGCGTGTGGCTGCACAACGGCATGGTGAATGTGGGCGGCGAAAAGATGAGCAAATCACTCGGCAACTTCACCACCATCCGCGCCCTGCTGGAGAGTGGCCTTTCCGCCATGACACTGCGGCTCTTTGTGCTCCAGGCCCATTACCGCAAGCCGCTCGATTTCACCGCCGAGGCACTGGAGGCCGCAACGACCGGGTGGAAAGGGCTAAACGCTGCACTCAGCCTTGGGGACCTCCATGCAGAAGCACTGGGATGGGGTGCTGCAGACCCCATGGACGGCGGAGCCGTTCTCGCCTCGGAGCCCTCAGCCATCGACACGCTGCTCAGCGCCCGGCAGCGCTTCAGCGATGCCATGGACGATGACCTCAACAGCTCCGGAGCACTTGCGGTGCTGTTCGACCTGGCCCGTCCATTAAGAGCACTGGCCAATCGTCTGGATCGGGGTGACGCACCAAACCACCCTGAGGATGAAGGCCAGGAGCTTCAACACCGCTGGTTGCTGCTCAGGGAGCTCGCAGGGGTTCTGGGGCTGCGGCTGGAGCGCCCCTTAGGCAACGAGGCGGAGACGGATCTCGACAGCCAAGCCATCGAAGCTGCGATTGATGCGCGCCAGTTGGCCAAACAATCGAAGGACTTCGCGGAAGCGGATCGGATCAGGGCGGAGCTCACCGCCCAGGGCATCGAACTGATCGATAAACCGGGCGGAATCACCGAGTGGCGACGGGGCTGA
- a CDS encoding DUF2721 domain-containing protein produces MQPESLSKAIQLSVAPVFLLAGIGALMNVLSGRLARIVDNAKQLRLTADAGGEVDELERRLAKRRMQLVIRSIELLTAATLLIAAMVAAMFLSVISRVNLTLVVVPLFIASMGLVMLAAVFFLREVRMASALLNRLL; encoded by the coding sequence ATGCAGCCGGAAAGCCTCTCTAAAGCAATCCAGCTGTCTGTTGCCCCGGTGTTCCTGCTAGCGGGCATCGGGGCACTGATGAATGTCCTCTCCGGACGCTTGGCAAGGATCGTTGATAACGCCAAGCAGTTGCGCCTCACCGCCGATGCCGGTGGTGAAGTGGATGAATTGGAGCGACGACTGGCCAAGCGCCGGATGCAATTGGTGATCCGCTCGATCGAGCTGCTCACTGCCGCCACGCTGCTGATCGCCGCAATGGTGGCCGCCATGTTCCTGAGTGTGATCTCCAGGGTGAATCTCACCTTGGTGGTGGTGCCTCTGTTCATCGCCTCGATGGGGCTGGTGATGCTTGCAGCGGTGTTCTTTCTCAGGGAGGTGCGCATGGCATCTGCGCTGCTCAACCGGCTGCTTTAA
- a CDS encoding sodium-dependent transporter: protein MAAVRKEQWKSGFGFVLAAAGSAVGLGNLWGFAYRASQGGGGSFVLLYLLIVGLICLPVLVAEMVLGRSTGSSPLLAPTKAAGKAWWPMGWLFIAASCGILAFYAVLMGWTGHTLVHALLVGLPENKQAADAFFASISGGNSALAGQGISLLLTALVVAAGVQAGIERLSRWALPLLLLLLIGLAIWASTLPGAGEGYRTFLLRWDGEELMNITTIRNAFSQAFFSIGTGIGSILAYSAYLNRKAPLPQEAVAVVGLDTAVGLLAGMLTFPVVISFNLTEVVSDSTIGAIFIALPTGLASIDGTGQVVAVLFFALAYLAAITSSVSLLEVPVSSLMDRLSWNRGKATWVSAAVIFVVGIPSSMSTEVLGTMDALFGGVLLIAGGLLIAVLMGWVVPNLFLEDLQQSDAASPLVRRVMMFCLQWISPVVIAAGLLISTVDLLRNWFGAA, encoded by the coding sequence ATGGCGGCGGTGAGAAAAGAGCAGTGGAAGTCCGGTTTTGGGTTCGTGCTGGCGGCTGCCGGCAGTGCCGTGGGTCTGGGCAATCTCTGGGGGTTCGCTTACCGCGCATCCCAGGGAGGCGGTGGCAGTTTCGTGCTGCTTTATCTGCTGATCGTGGGGCTGATCTGCCTGCCCGTGCTGGTGGCGGAGATGGTGTTGGGCCGCAGTACAGGCAGCAGTCCTTTGCTGGCTCCCACCAAAGCGGCTGGCAAGGCTTGGTGGCCGATGGGCTGGTTGTTCATCGCGGCATCCTGCGGAATCCTGGCCTTCTACGCCGTGTTGATGGGATGGACGGGGCACACCCTCGTGCACGCCCTTCTGGTTGGTCTGCCTGAGAACAAGCAGGCTGCTGATGCGTTCTTCGCGTCCATCAGCGGGGGCAACAGTGCTCTGGCCGGTCAGGGAATCAGCCTCCTGCTCACGGCCCTTGTGGTGGCTGCTGGTGTTCAGGCGGGAATCGAACGACTCTCGCGTTGGGCCTTGCCTCTTCTGTTGCTTCTGCTGATCGGTCTGGCGATCTGGGCCAGCACGCTTCCAGGCGCTGGTGAGGGCTATCGCACCTTCCTGCTGCGCTGGGATGGGGAGGAGCTGATGAACATCACCACCATCCGCAATGCCTTCAGCCAGGCCTTCTTCTCAATCGGTACGGGCATCGGCTCGATTCTTGCCTATTCGGCCTACTTGAATCGCAAAGCACCACTGCCACAGGAAGCCGTGGCTGTGGTGGGTCTGGACACAGCCGTGGGGCTTCTGGCCGGCATGCTCACCTTTCCTGTGGTGATCAGCTTCAACCTCACCGAAGTGGTGAGCGATTCCACGATTGGAGCCATCTTCATCGCTTTACCCACAGGATTGGCCTCCATTGATGGGACGGGCCAGGTGGTGGCTGTGCTGTTTTTTGCCTTGGCCTATCTGGCGGCGATCACATCGTCGGTGTCTCTGCTGGAGGTTCCAGTGTCGTCCCTGATGGATCGCTTGAGCTGGAACCGCGGCAAGGCCACATGGGTCAGTGCCGCTGTGATTTTTGTCGTCGGAATCCCCTCCAGCATGAGTACGGAGGTGCTGGGAACGATGGATGCCCTCTTCGGCGGCGTGCTGTTGATCGCTGGTGGCCTGCTGATTGCCGTGCTGATGGGTTGGGTCGTGCCGAATCTGTTTCTTGAGGATCTCCAACAGAGCGACGCCGCTTCGCCCCTGGTCAGACGGGTGATGATGTTCTGCCTGCAATGGATCTCACCGGTGGTGATCGCCGCCGGATTGTTGATCAGCACGGTGGATCTGCTGCGCAACTGGTTCGGCGCCGCCTGA
- a CDS encoding 1-deoxy-D-xylulose-5-phosphate reductoisomerase: protein MKAISVLGSTGSIGTQTLDIVEDFPEQFRVVALSAGRNLSLLVEQIQRHSPELVALADEALLPELEQRLQALPSEHQPRCKPQLVGGPSGLNVAASWDTADLVVTGIVGCAGLLPTLAAIRAGKDLALANKETLIAAGPVVLPELKKSGSRLLPADSEHSAIFQCLQGTPWAENARLSTGVPTPGLRRIQLTASGGAFRDWAAAELENATVADATSHPNWSMGRKITVDSASLMNKGLEVIEAHYLFGLDYDHIEIVIHPQSIIHSMIELADSSVLAQLGWPDMKLPILYCMSWPSRLETPWKRLDLTQVGQLTFKSPDPAKYPCMELAYAAGRAGGTMPAVLNAANEEAVAQFLEERIHFLDIPDLIEAACERHKPDRIDHPQLDDVLAVDQWARLAVREQVARGTQRMSMAAVAA, encoded by the coding sequence GTGAAAGCCATCAGCGTGCTGGGCTCCACCGGCTCAATCGGTACGCAGACCCTCGACATCGTTGAGGACTTTCCAGAGCAGTTCCGGGTGGTGGCCCTTTCGGCGGGCCGCAATCTCTCTTTGCTCGTGGAGCAGATCCAACGCCACAGCCCCGAGCTGGTGGCTCTGGCTGATGAAGCCCTGCTCCCAGAGTTGGAGCAGCGCCTCCAGGCCCTGCCGTCTGAACACCAGCCGCGATGCAAACCTCAGCTCGTTGGTGGTCCCAGCGGACTGAATGTGGCGGCCTCCTGGGACACAGCCGACCTCGTCGTAACCGGGATCGTGGGCTGCGCCGGGCTGTTGCCCACCCTGGCAGCCATCCGCGCTGGCAAGGATCTGGCCCTGGCCAACAAGGAAACCTTGATCGCAGCCGGTCCGGTGGTGCTGCCGGAGCTCAAGAAAAGCGGCAGCAGACTGCTGCCTGCGGATTCCGAACACTCGGCCATCTTCCAGTGCCTGCAGGGAACGCCCTGGGCTGAAAACGCCCGCCTCTCCACCGGTGTGCCAACCCCCGGCCTGCGGCGCATCCAGCTCACCGCCTCCGGTGGCGCCTTCCGTGACTGGGCCGCAGCCGAGCTTGAGAACGCCACCGTTGCCGATGCCACGTCGCATCCCAACTGGAGTATGGGCCGCAAGATCACCGTGGATTCCGCTTCCCTGATGAACAAGGGGCTAGAGGTGATCGAAGCCCACTACCTTTTCGGGCTGGATTACGACCACATCGAAATCGTGATCCACCCCCAGAGCATCATCCACTCCATGATCGAGTTGGCGGATTCTTCGGTGCTGGCCCAGCTGGGCTGGCCCGATATGAAACTGCCCATTCTGTACTGCATGAGTTGGCCTTCAAGGCTTGAGACCCCTTGGAAACGCCTTGATCTCACCCAGGTGGGGCAGCTCACCTTCAAAAGCCCCGATCCCGCCAAATACCCCTGCATGGAACTGGCATACGCAGCAGGGCGTGCTGGCGGCACCATGCCAGCGGTGCTGAATGCGGCCAATGAGGAGGCCGTGGCCCAATTCCTCGAGGAACGAATCCATTTCCTCGACATTCCCGATCTGATCGAAGCGGCCTGCGAACGGCACAAGCCCGATCGCATCGACCACCCCCAGCTGGATGATGTGCTGGCCGTGGATCAATGGGCTCGCCTTGCCGTGCGTGAGCAGGTGGCTCGGGGCACCCAGCGGATGTCAATGGCGGCGGTGGCTGCTTGA